One Coleofasciculus sp. FACHB-1120 DNA window includes the following coding sequences:
- a CDS encoding AAA-like domain-containing protein — MKYQVGGSLTSKAPSYVERIADTQLYDALKQGEFCYVLNSRQMGKSSLLVRTRHRLQQEGFKCTAVDMTNIGSEIITPTQWYKGIVADLWSGFNLLEKLNLKAWWREQEDISLLQRLSRFLADLLLVQFPNERLFIFIDEVDSILSLDFPVDDFFAWIRFCYNQRAINPEYRRITFAIFGVATPSDLIVDRNRTPFNIGKAIELTGIRLHEAQPLVKGLEVKKGNSQTVLKEILAWSGGQPFLTQKLCNLVGNLVDTRLSESETMNSVLTIPPGNEAFWVENLVKTRIIHKWESQDEPEHLKTIRDRLLRNERKAGRLLGIYQQILQGRKLPADDSQEQIELLLSGLVVKHEGYLQVKNRIYQEVFNLKWVEKQLEQLRPYSQAFDAWIASKQKDASRLLRGQALKDAQMWALGKSLSDLDYQYIAASQELDRKEVQLILEAERTKEVEARLKEEQRRLNQEKEAAKRQKILLFAVSVAFFIACGLGVITYFQYRRATESERQARISEIRAIASSSEGLFASNQGLDALIEAIKAKRKLQRLGLADSSIDRTVENALRQAVYQADEYNRFSGHQAAVMAVDISPDSKLIASASVDKTVKLWRRDGTEIATLTGHQAIVRRVKFSPDGQLIASGSDDGTVKLWKLDGTLLKNFQGNSLAVWGVAFSPDGQIIASASQDNTVKLWKLDGTLLKTFPARTGSGSTLTSVAFSPDGEIIASTSGDKTIKLWKLDGTLLRTLVGHTAVVSSVAFSPDGKTIVSVSGDKTIKVWKLDGTLLRTLVGHTAVISSVAFSPDGQKIVSGSRDKTVKIWNIDGTELTTFSGHSASIWDVAWSRDGSFIASAGAENTVRLWESKNPLQTTITAHKGAIWGIDISADSSTIATSSEDGTVKLWSREGKLLATFTGENSVLYGVGVASSADGKLIAATRNDDKVNIWERNGKAIATLTGHQANVFTVAFSPDAQIIATGSLDNTIKLWRRDGTLLHTMTGHHTPVWQVAFSPDGQLVVSAGGDSTVKLWKLDGSLVRTFPGHTTAVWRLAFNRQGNIIASSSGDKTVKLWTIDGKLLRTLSGHTAAVWGVGFSPDSQIIASGGVDNTVKLWKLDGTELTTLRGHTAAIRGVAYSPDGKFVASVGEDNTLNLWNVERILHLDLLSYGCNWVRDYLRTNADVEESDRFLCDGIQS, encoded by the coding sequence ATGAAATATCAAGTCGGCGGTAGTTTAACTAGCAAAGCACCCAGCTATGTAGAGCGAATTGCGGATACCCAACTCTACGACGCCTTAAAACAGGGTGAGTTTTGCTACGTCCTCAATTCCCGGCAAATGGGTAAATCTTCTCTGCTGGTGAGAACGCGCCATCGCTTGCAACAAGAAGGGTTTAAATGTACTGCTGTAGATATGACTAATATCGGCAGTGAAATTATTACGCCGACTCAGTGGTACAAGGGAATTGTTGCCGATCTGTGGTCGGGTTTTAACTTGTTAGAAAAACTTAATTTGAAAGCTTGGTGGCGAGAGCAAGAAGATATCTCCCTACTCCAAAGGTTGAGCCGATTTCTTGCCGATTTGTTATTGGTTCAATTTCCGAATGAAAGACTATTTATCTTTATTGATGAAGTTGATAGCATTTTAAGTTTGGATTTTCCGGTCGATGACTTTTTTGCCTGGATTCGGTTCTGCTACAACCAACGAGCCATCAATCCAGAATACAGACGGATTACTTTTGCAATTTTTGGTGTAGCAACCCCAAGCGATCTAATTGTCGATAGAAATCGTACCCCCTTTAATATTGGGAAAGCGATAGAACTAACTGGCATTCGACTGCACGAAGCTCAGCCATTGGTGAAAGGATTAGAGGTAAAAAAAGGAAACTCGCAAACCGTTTTAAAAGAAATATTAGCCTGGAGTGGAGGGCAACCCTTTCTCACTCAAAAGTTGTGTAACTTGGTCGGGAATCTTGTTGACACGCGATTGAGCGAGTCTGAGACGATGAACAGCGTTCTGACCATTCCCCCAGGAAATGAAGCGTTTTGGGTAGAAAACCTGGTGAAGACACGCATCATTCACAAATGGGAAAGCCAAGATGAACCAGAGCATTTAAAGACAATACGCGATCGCCTCTTACGAAACGAACGAAAAGCGGGACGATTGCTCGGAATTTATCAGCAAATCCTGCAAGGCAGGAAATTACCAGCCGATGACAGCCAAGAACAAATCGAATTACTGCTATCGGGTTTAGTCGTAAAACACGAAGGTTACTTGCAGGTAAAAAACCGAATTTATCAAGAAGTATTTAATCTCAAATGGGTAGAGAAACAATTAGAGCAACTGCGCCCTTACTCTCAAGCCTTCGATGCTTGGATTGCTTCAAAACAAAAGGATGCATCGCGGCTGTTGCGCGGGCAAGCTTTAAAAGATGCTCAAATGTGGGCGCTGGGAAAAAGCTTGAGCGACTTGGATTATCAATATATCGCTGCCAGTCAAGAACTCGATCGCAAAGAAGTCCAACTGATTCTAGAAGCAGAACGCACCAAAGAAGTGGAAGCGCGATTAAAAGAAGAACAAAGACGATTAAATCAAGAAAAAGAAGCTGCCAAACGCCAAAAAATCTTGCTGTTTGCAGTCAGCGTGGCATTTTTTATTGCCTGCGGATTAGGAGTAATAACTTATTTTCAGTATCGCCGTGCAACAGAAAGCGAACGTCAAGCTAGGATTAGCGAAATTCGAGCGATCGCATCTTCTTCTGAGGGATTGTTTGCCTCAAACCAAGGATTAGACGCTCTGATAGAAGCCATCAAAGCTAAACGAAAATTACAAAGATTAGGATTGGCAGATTCCAGTATCGATCGCACAGTTGAAAATGCACTCAGACAAGCCGTTTATCAAGCAGATGAATACAACCGTTTTTCCGGGCATCAAGCGGCTGTGATGGCAGTCGATATCAGTCCTGATAGCAAGCTAATTGCCTCGGCAAGCGTAGATAAAACCGTTAAACTTTGGCGACGAGATGGAACGGAAATTGCCACTCTCACAGGTCATCAAGCGATCGTTCGCAGAGTCAAATTTAGCCCAGACGGTCAGCTAATTGCTTCTGGAAGCGACGATGGTACTGTAAAACTTTGGAAGTTGGACGGCACTTTGCTAAAAAATTTTCAGGGTAACAGTCTTGCCGTGTGGGGAGTTGCTTTTAGTCCTGACGGTCAAATAATTGCCTCTGCAAGTCAGGATAACACTGTGAAACTCTGGAAGTTAGACGGTACTTTGTTAAAAACTTTTCCAGCTCGTACTGGTAGTGGTAGTACCTTAACTTCAGTCGCATTTAGTCCCGATGGTGAAATAATTGCATCCACAAGTGGAGATAAAACAATAAAACTCTGGAAACTTGACGGTACTTTGCTGAGGACACTTGTAGGTCATACTGCTGTCGTATCTTCAGTGGCGTTTAGTCCCGACGGTAAAACAATTGTTTCGGTAAGTGGAGACAAAACCATAAAAGTTTGGAAGCTTGACGGTACTTTGCTGAGGACGCTTGTAGGTCATACTGCTGTCATATCTTCAGTGGCGTTTAGTCCTGACGGCCAAAAAATCGTCTCTGGAAGTCGCGATAAAACTGTCAAAATTTGGAATATTGACGGCACAGAACTGACTACCTTCAGCGGTCACAGCGCGTCGATTTGGGATGTAGCTTGGAGTCGCGACGGCAGCTTTATTGCTTCGGCGGGTGCAGAAAATACCGTCAGATTGTGGGAAAGTAAAAATCCCTTACAGACAACTATTACTGCCCATAAAGGTGCAATTTGGGGAATCGATATCAGTGCTGATAGTTCTACGATCGCTACTTCTAGCGAGGACGGTACAGTTAAACTTTGGAGTCGGGAAGGCAAATTGTTGGCGACTTTCACTGGAGAAAACTCGGTACTCTATGGTGTTGGTGTTGCTAGCAGTGCGGATGGCAAGTTAATTGCTGCTACCAGAAACGACGATAAGGTGAATATTTGGGAGCGAAATGGGAAAGCGATCGCAACTTTAACAGGTCATCAAGCTAACGTCTTTACAGTCGCTTTCAGTCCAGACGCTCAAATTATTGCTACGGGAAGCCTGGATAACACAATTAAGCTTTGGCGGCGCGACGGTACATTATTGCATACCATGACCGGACATCACACTCCTGTTTGGCAGGTAGCATTTAGTCCCGACGGTCAGTTAGTTGTCTCCGCCGGAGGAGACAGTACTGTAAAGTTGTGGAAGCTTGACGGTAGTTTAGTGAGAACTTTCCCAGGTCACACTACGGCAGTTTGGAGACTTGCTTTTAACCGTCAAGGTAATATCATCGCTTCTAGCAGTGGAGATAAAACCGTTAAGCTTTGGACAATTGACGGTAAATTACTCAGAACGCTTTCAGGTCACACAGCAGCAGTGTGGGGAGTGGGGTTTAGTCCCGACAGTCAAATTATTGCTTCTGGCGGTGTAGACAACACGGTGAAGTTGTGGAAACTCGACGGTACGGAACTAACCACGCTTAGGGGCCACACTGCGGCAATTAGGGGAGTAGCGTACAGTCCTGACGGAAAGTTTGTCGCTTCCGTCGGTGAGGATAACACGCTGAATCTGTGGAATGTGGAGCGAATTCTCCATCTGGATTTGTTAAGTTATGGTTGCAATTGGGTACGGGATTATCTGCGGACGAATGCAGATGTGGAGGAAAGCGATCGCTTTCTTTGTGATGGAATTCAATCCTGA
- a CDS encoding EAL domain-containing protein, producing MRCERIDNAKKGGCLSMSVSPQHCLSSLGLGNEQLLRASVGNAPIILYALDRNGIFTLSEGKGLEALGLKAGEAIGQSIFDLYKDQPDILANIRNVLAGKEATWITSLGNLVYENRTTPLKNETGEVVGLVGVAIDITERQKTDERLRQLAAAVEFAEDAIAITSTHLMFPGPEIVFVNRAFTRMTGYIPEEVIGKSPRILQGPKTDRRLLDRLRQTLSEGKVFYGEAINYRKDGTEFYNEWHIEPIKNEQDEITHYLAIQRDISQRKQVETQLFHAAYHDALTGLPNRAFFMERLRQTLERANQCQDYLFAVLFLDVDRFKVINDSLGHVAGDQLLVAIAKILQAAVRPEDTVARLSGDEFAIVLADLPDLSQVTRIANRLQRELRKPLQIEGQEVFSTVSIGIALSMLGYDQAEDILRDADIAMYRAKTLGRARYAVFNKTMHHQAVARLQMETDLRHVLERQELRLHYQPIVSLATGQISGFEALVRWQHPTRGLVSPEQFIPVAEETGLILPIGEWVLREACSQLQHWQSAFPNQRGLKMSVNLSGRQFLQPDLIEKIDQILRNTECDPYSLKLEITESAIADNEDAIAMLEYLRVLGIELSIDDFGTGYSSLSRLFHFPINTLKIDRSFISRMGIGGESLSIVRAIVTLANNLGMDVTAEGIETAQQMQQLRTMGCESGQGYLFSKPVDSMGAETLIAALSCYNLSAI from the coding sequence ATGCGATGTGAACGGATTGATAACGCTAAGAAGGGCGGCTGTTTGAGTATGAGTGTATCGCCACAACATTGCCTCAGTTCATTGGGATTAGGTAATGAACAGCTGCTACGCGCCAGCGTTGGAAATGCACCGATTATCTTGTATGCCCTGGATCGCAATGGGATTTTTACGCTTTCTGAAGGCAAGGGGCTAGAGGCTCTCGGATTGAAAGCCGGTGAGGCAATCGGGCAGTCGATCTTTGACCTTTACAAAGACCAGCCTGACATCTTAGCCAATATTCGCAACGTTTTGGCAGGAAAAGAGGCGACCTGGATTACCTCTCTAGGCAATCTAGTGTACGAAAACCGCACGACCCCCTTGAAAAATGAAACAGGTGAAGTGGTTGGTTTAGTGGGTGTGGCGATTGACATTACGGAACGGCAAAAAACCGACGAAAGGTTACGACAACTGGCGGCAGCGGTTGAATTTGCGGAAGATGCGATCGCAATTACTTCCACTCACTTAATGTTTCCCGGTCCAGAAATCGTCTTTGTCAATCGCGCGTTTACGAGAATGACTGGCTACATCCCAGAGGAAGTCATCGGTAAATCACCGAGGATTTTGCAAGGACCAAAAACCGATCGGAGGCTTCTCGACCGACTGCGGCAAACTCTGTCCGAGGGGAAAGTATTTTATGGCGAAGCGATTAACTATCGCAAAGATGGCACGGAGTTTTACAACGAGTGGCACATCGAACCCATCAAAAATGAACAAGATGAGATTACCCATTACCTAGCAATTCAACGGGATATTAGCCAGCGCAAGCAAGTCGAGACGCAATTATTCCATGCAGCTTATCACGATGCTTTGACAGGTTTGCCCAACCGAGCTTTTTTTATGGAGCGGTTGCGACAAACCCTGGAACGGGCGAATCAATGCCAGGACTATTTATTTGCCGTCCTGTTTTTGGATGTCGATCGATTTAAGGTGATTAACGATAGCCTGGGACACGTCGCTGGAGATCAATTGCTGGTAGCGATCGCTAAAATTCTCCAGGCAGCGGTGCGCCCAGAAGATACCGTAGCGCGGTTAAGTGGAGACGAGTTTGCCATCGTGCTAGCAGATTTACCAGACCTAAGCCAAGTCACTCGGATTGCCAATCGATTGCAAAGGGAACTGCGAAAACCATTGCAGATCGAGGGGCAAGAAGTATTCAGCACCGTCAGTATTGGCATTGCTTTGAGTATGCTGGGCTATGACCAGGCAGAAGACATCCTGCGCGATGCCGACATTGCCATGTATCGAGCAAAGACGCTGGGGAGGGCGCGGTATGCGGTGTTTAACAAGACCATGCACCACCAAGCAGTTGCCCGATTGCAGATGGAGACGGATCTGCGACACGTTCTGGAACGCCAAGAGTTACGGCTGCACTATCAGCCGATTGTATCGCTGGCAACGGGTCAAATTTCTGGCTTCGAGGCGTTGGTGCGCTGGCAGCATCCCACACGCGGTTTAGTTTCCCCAGAGCAGTTTATCCCCGTGGCGGAAGAAACGGGGCTGATCCTGCCGATAGGTGAGTGGGTGCTGCGAGAGGCTTGCAGTCAGTTGCAACACTGGCAGTCGGCATTTCCGAACCAACGGGGACTGAAAATGAGCGTCAATTTGTCTGGCAGGCAGTTTTTGCAACCTGATTTAATTGAAAAGATTGACCAGATTTTGCGGAATACAGAGTGCGATCCCTACAGTTTAAAGTTAGAGATTACCGAAAGCGCGATCGCAGACAATGAAGATGCGATCGCGATGCTGGAATATTTGAGAGTCCTTGGCATTGAGCTATCGATTGATGACTTCGGTACCGGCTATTCTTCTTTAAGCCGGTTATTTCATTTTCCGATCAATACTTTGAAGATTGACCGTTCTTTTATTAGCCGGATGGGTATCGGTGGCGAAAGTTTATCGATTGTCCGGGCGATTGTGACCCTGGCGAATAATTTGGGAATGGATGTCACCGCGGAGGGCATCGAAACGGCTCAACAGATGCAACAACTCCGGACGATGGGATGCGAATCTGGGCAAGGATATTTGTTTTCTAAGCCAGTCGATAGCATGGGAGCTGAAACCTTAATCGCCGCATTGTCGTGCTACAATCTCAGCGCCATCTGA